The Bacteroides sp. genomic sequence CACCAAGCTTTCCCAGGCGTTGCTCTAACTGGGGCTATTGTTGGCTGGCCGTCCATTTTTCTGAAGTTTTCAACATGTTAATAAGTATCGGTAAAAGGACTTTCTTTTTCTTTTTTTGCCCGTAAATTTGCATATACCCATCCGGATTTAACACGTTAAACGTCTGCATATTTTAGATATGCCGGGAATTTTTTGCCCCATTCAGAAAATTATTTAAGACGCTCATAAAGAAAAGATTGCACCCAATGGCCCGTAAACAAACCACTCAAAAAGAACAAAATGAAAAGCTGGAGCTGGATTTTTCATCCGGTCAAAACACCCCCGATCTGCTGTCGCTGATCGAATCCATCACCTGGAGCGCCGAAGAGATCCGACTTGAATTCAAGATGATGGCTGAGCAGAGCGCCATCACCACCCTGGCCGACTTCCTTTCCGTCACCCGCGATCAGGCCGTCCTCTTTGCCGTCATTACCGAGATGAGTCTGCAACAAAACGTCACCATGGACATGCTGGCCCGTTTTATGAATTGCAAGATGGTCCGGATGATGGCCATCCTCGACAACCTGGAAGCCCTGGAACAACGTTTACTGATCAAGCGTATCGGGGGCGCCGACAAACGCAGGGAGGCCTTCAGCCAACTGGCATTTACCGTTCCGAACCACGTCCTGGAAGTCCTTCGCAAAGCCGACAACAGCCTGCTGGGAAAAAAGTCCCCCTTAACTTTCCCTGCTCTGCTCGACCAGCTGAAGCTGGCCCTCAACGACCGCGAAGACGACATCATCTCCGTGGAGCAGTTCCTGCACGAATGTGAAGACTTGATCAGGCAGGGCGAGAACATCCCCTATGTGCATTTTCTCAATGGCAAGCTCAACAAGACCAGCAGCAAGATCGTGACGATGATCATTGTCCTGTCCTGCCTGAACGGGAAAACCGAAAATTACCCTGAAAACTTTTACGAGATCGTTTTCAGCAGCATCCGCGAACAGGTCGAGTTCAACCACCTCATTCAAACCGGTAAGCACGAGCTCTTGCGATCCGGGGTACTGGAAGTGAGCGGCTCCGGCCACGATGCCCGCAGCCTGAACCTGGGCAGTGCCTCACAAAACCTGCTGTTCATCGACTTCCCCGAGCTCTTTGAGCAGACCGTCCCTGCCGAGGGGCTGATGCTCCACCACAAGATCGCCAAAAAAGAACTGCACTTCGACCCTGAGATCAACGACCGCATCAGCGACCTGGAGCGGCTGCTGGGGGTTGAGGAGTTCAGCCGTTACAGGGAAAGGGCCAAAATCCTTGGCATCAGCCACGGCATCACCGCCATTTTTTATGGCTCGCCGGGAACAGGCAAAACCGAACTGGCCCTTCAGATCGCCCGCAAGACCCGCCGCAACCTGATGATGGTTGACCTGAGCGAGACCCGCAGCATGTGGTTTGGCGAAAGCGAAAAAAACGTCAGGCGCATCTTTGAAAACTACCGCGACGCGCTCAAGACCTCCCCCACCGAGCCCATCCTCTTCATCAACGAGGCCGATGGCCTGTTCTCGCGCCGGCTCGACATCGGCCGGGGATCTCATAGCATATCGCACACCCAGAACCTCATCCAGAACATCCTGCTGCAGGAACTCGAGGACTTCAAAGGCATCCTCATCGCCACCACCAACCTCACCGGCAACCTCGACAAGGCCTTTGAGCGCCGCTTCCTGCTTAAAATCGACTTCCCCCGCCCAGGCAGCGGCGTTCGCCAGCAGATCTGGCTCAGCAAGCTGCCCGAGCTAAGCCCCGAAATGGCCCTTACCCTGGCCGAACGCTTCGACTTTACCGGCGGACAAATTGAAAACCAGGTCAGGCAACTCCTTATGAAACGGGTCCTCAACGAAGACCTCGACCTCTTCGAAA encodes the following:
- a CDS encoding ATP-binding protein encodes the protein MARKQTTQKEQNEKLELDFSSGQNTPDLLSLIESITWSAEEIRLEFKMMAEQSAITTLADFLSVTRDQAVLFAVITEMSLQQNVTMDMLARFMNCKMVRMMAILDNLEALEQRLLIKRIGGADKRREAFSQLAFTVPNHVLEVLRKADNSLLGKKSPLTFPALLDQLKLALNDREDDIISVEQFLHECEDLIRQGENIPYVHFLNGKLNKTSSKIVTMIIVLSCLNGKTENYPENFYEIVFSSIREQVEFNHLIQTGKHELLRSGVLEVSGSGHDARSLNLGSASQNLLFIDFPELFEQTVPAEGLMLHHKIAKKELHFDPEINDRISDLERLLGVEEFSRYRERAKILGISHGITAIFYGSPGTGKTELALQIARKTRRNLMMVDLSETRSMWFGESEKNVRRIFENYRDALKTSPTEPILFINEADGLFSRRLDIGRGSHSISHTQNLIQNILLQELEDFKGILIATTNLTGNLDKAFERRFLLKIDFPRPGSGVRQQIWLSKLPELSPEMALTLAERFDFTGGQIENQVRQLLMKRVLNEDLDLFETLLQTCEQETGFTDRKPIGFNG